A part of Fibrobacter sp. UWR4 genomic DNA contains:
- a CDS encoding NADH-quinone oxidoreductase subunit A, which translates to MSEYIILSIFLFLGAFIAAAATITGLLLGYRTKKSKNKEAPYECGMETYGNARIQFKVGYYIFALLFLVFDVEALFLLPVFANFKEIMAGNTFLSPVVVVIDLVIFLAILIAGLLYAWKKGVLKWE; encoded by the coding sequence ATGTCAGAATACATCATTCTATCCATATTTCTCTTTCTAGGAGCGTTTATCGCGGCGGCGGCTACTATTACGGGTCTGCTGTTAGGCTATCGCACCAAGAAGAGCAAGAATAAGGAAGCTCCCTACGAATGCGGTATGGAGACCTACGGAAACGCTCGTATTCAGTTTAAGGTGGGCTATTACATTTTCGCCCTCCTTTTCCTGGTTTTTGATGTGGAAGCCCTTTTCTTGCTACCCGTCTTTGCAAATTTCAAGGAAATCATGGCAGGAAACACCTTCCTCTCCCCTGTGGTAGTGGTAATCGACCTAGTCATTTTCTTAGCAATTCTGATTGCAGGCCTTCTCTATGCCTGGAAGAAGGGAGTTCTTAAATGGGAATAA
- a CDS encoding bifunctional (p)ppGpp synthetase/guanosine-3',5'-bis(diphosphate) 3'-pyrophosphohydrolase, which produces MDQVELTSNQEHIIDVLIKKNPDLNREILTKAVVFIAQAHEGQYRKSGMPYTEHPYEVAKILADLKQDQPTVLAGLLHDVVEDTDYTLEQLTEMFGQDVAFMVDAVTKITAAQEANKTAQKAETYRKLIIAMAKDPRVIMIKIADRIHNMRTMRYMKPERRQAIAQETLDIYIPLTHRFGLYKLKNELEDLSFKYVNPDEYQKLVDALIENKESREKYVQSVIMPLQMKMALEDLDCTIQGRTKNIYSIYNKMISRGCQFEDIFDIFAIRIIVDSIPECYLALGYVHNLWTPMQSRFKDYIATPKPNLYQSIHTTVIGPENKLVEVQIRTKDMDQTAEKGFAAHWAYKLETQHEGEELAWLNHMVKLQSEISDSKEYLDFLRVDLKPSGMTVFTPKGTSVELPQGAIVLDFAFAVHTELGLHCIGAKINDEVVNLDTVITHGATVQILKSPHQEPSPEWLEMVKTVKAKQELRRWMRNSMIQQSRELGKEIWIRELRLAKIEKDKRPDEESVTKYFGVTSFEDFYERLGQGELPLADIQRFLGGDSAPTHRDTKSLKFFPTFNRDKKAENDDDMPLQIGRETSLMIHFAKCCAPVPGDKIVGVLRPQIGIEVHNEECEELKKLTDGQQIAVQWSEQSTHAFEVHLSIENDNRKNFTYDILKVLKDENLFMDRISSVGESYSGRVRLVFKAYRKEQVDSLIANLRKVPGVRQVVKS; this is translated from the coding sequence ATGGATCAAGTAGAGCTTACATCGAATCAAGAGCACATTATTGACGTGCTAATCAAGAAGAATCCCGACCTGAACCGCGAGATTCTTACCAAGGCTGTTGTCTTCATTGCCCAGGCTCACGAAGGGCAGTATCGCAAAAGCGGCATGCCATACACAGAACATCCCTACGAAGTGGCAAAAATTCTGGCGGACCTTAAACAGGACCAACCCACCGTTCTTGCGGGGCTTTTGCACGACGTTGTGGAAGACACCGATTATACCCTAGAACAGCTTACCGAGATGTTCGGTCAGGACGTCGCCTTCATGGTGGACGCGGTCACCAAAATCACCGCCGCCCAGGAAGCCAATAAGACTGCGCAGAAGGCAGAAACCTACCGTAAGTTGATTATCGCCATGGCAAAGGATCCTCGCGTGATCATGATCAAGATCGCGGACCGAATCCACAACATGCGTACCATGCGGTATATGAAGCCGGAACGTCGCCAGGCCATTGCCCAGGAAACCCTGGACATCTACATCCCCTTGACCCATCGATTCGGTCTCTACAAGCTTAAAAACGAACTTGAAGATCTAAGCTTCAAGTACGTAAACCCGGATGAATACCAGAAACTGGTGGACGCCCTTATCGAAAATAAGGAATCTCGCGAAAAATACGTCCAGTCCGTGATTATGCCTCTCCAGATGAAGATGGCATTGGAAGACCTTGACTGCACAATCCAAGGTCGAACCAAGAACATTTACAGCATCTACAACAAGATGATTAGCCGAGGATGCCAGTTCGAGGATATCTTCGACATCTTTGCCATCCGCATTATCGTGGACTCCATCCCGGAATGCTACTTGGCGCTGGGCTATGTCCATAACCTCTGGACCCCCATGCAGAGTCGTTTCAAGGACTACATTGCAACGCCTAAGCCCAACCTTTACCAGAGCATCCACACCACGGTGATCGGTCCCGAAAACAAGCTGGTGGAAGTCCAGATCCGTACAAAGGACATGGACCAGACCGCAGAAAAGGGCTTTGCTGCACACTGGGCCTACAAGCTGGAAACCCAGCACGAAGGCGAGGAACTAGCCTGGCTGAACCACATGGTAAAGCTCCAGTCCGAAATTTCCGACTCCAAGGAATACCTGGATTTCCTGAGGGTGGACCTTAAGCCTAGCGGCATGACCGTATTCACCCCCAAGGGCACTTCCGTGGAACTGCCGCAGGGCGCTATCGTCCTGGACTTCGCCTTTGCCGTCCACACGGAACTAGGCCTCCACTGTATTGGCGCAAAAATTAACGATGAAGTGGTAAACCTGGATACGGTAATAACGCATGGTGCCACGGTCCAGATTTTGAAGAGTCCGCACCAGGAACCCAGTCCCGAATGGCTTGAAATGGTGAAAACTGTAAAGGCCAAGCAGGAACTGCGCCGCTGGATGCGAAACAGCATGATCCAGCAGTCCCGTGAACTGGGTAAGGAAATCTGGATTCGCGAACTTCGACTGGCAAAAATTGAAAAGGACAAGCGTCCAGACGAGGAATCCGTAACGAAGTATTTCGGCGTCACCAGTTTCGAAGACTTCTACGAACGCCTGGGTCAAGGCGAACTGCCCCTGGCAGACATCCAGAGATTCCTGGGTGGCGACTCCGCCCCCACCCACAGAGACACCAAGTCCCTGAAATTCTTCCCCACCTTCAATAGGGATAAAAAGGCTGAAAACGACGACGATATGCCCCTGCAGATTGGCCGAGAAACCAGTCTGATGATTCATTTTGCAAAGTGCTGCGCCCCTGTCCCTGGCGACAAGATTGTAGGTGTACTTCGTCCCCAGATCGGTATCGAAGTCCATAACGAGGAATGCGAGGAACTGAAAAAACTTACCGACGGCCAGCAAATCGCCGTCCAGTGGAGTGAACAGTCCACACACGCCTTCGAAGTCCATTTATCTATTGAAAACGACAACCGCAAGAACTTCACTTACGACATTCTGAAGGTCCTGAAGGATGAAAATCTGTTCATGGACCGCATTTCCTCCGTAGGTGAAAGCTATTCCGGCCGCGTGCGCCTGGTCTTTAAGGCCTACCGCAAGGAGCAGGTGGATAGTCTCATTGCAAACCTCAGGAAAGTTCCCGGCGTACGCCAGGTGGTTAAATCATGA
- a CDS encoding TIGR04133 family radical SAM/SPASM protein: MKLGLKKRLALEFYRLYRHNEIKTHPLTYFFWECTLRCNLHCLHCGSDCLKDAIPDMPREDFMAVLDHLAPHIDPKHFMVVITGGEPLMRQDLVECGQEIKKRGYPWGMVSNALAMTPQKFVDLLNAGLRSLTISLDGLHDSHNHFRGSPNSFDNAIRAINMAAHTPGLTFDTMTCVNKQNLPELPEIRDMLVKMGVKRWRIATVFPKGRAKDNPLFQLTNKEFKQVFDFIRETKRMGVINVNYGCEGFLGSYEKEARNYPFFCRAGVNVGSVLANGDISACPSLRGDYIQGNIYKDDIWDVWQNKYQIMRDRKWTRLGDCKTCKYWRYCEGSSLHLRDEKTKELAYCHVKRLEDAGA; this comes from the coding sequence ATGAAGCTAGGCTTGAAGAAGCGGCTGGCACTGGAATTCTACCGACTTTACCGTCATAACGAAATCAAGACCCACCCGCTGACGTATTTCTTCTGGGAATGCACCCTGCGCTGCAACCTGCATTGCCTGCACTGCGGTAGCGACTGTCTGAAGGATGCCATCCCCGACATGCCTCGGGAAGACTTCATGGCGGTACTTGACCACCTGGCTCCCCACATCGACCCCAAGCATTTTATGGTGGTCATTACCGGCGGCGAACCGCTGATGCGCCAGGACCTGGTGGAATGCGGTCAGGAAATCAAGAAACGAGGTTACCCCTGGGGCATGGTCAGCAACGCTCTCGCCATGACTCCCCAGAAGTTCGTGGACTTGCTGAACGCAGGCCTTCGTTCCTTGACTATCAGCCTCGACGGTCTCCACGACAGCCACAACCACTTCCGCGGCAGTCCCAACAGTTTCGACAACGCCATTCGCGCCATCAACATGGCCGCCCACACACCGGGACTTACCTTTGACACCATGACCTGCGTCAATAAGCAGAACCTGCCGGAACTTCCGGAAATCCGCGATATGCTGGTCAAGATGGGAGTCAAGCGCTGGCGTATCGCCACCGTCTTCCCCAAGGGCCGAGCCAAGGACAACCCGCTTTTCCAACTGACCAACAAGGAATTCAAGCAGGTCTTTGACTTCATCCGCGAAACCAAGAGGATGGGCGTCATCAATGTGAACTACGGCTGCGAGGGATTCCTGGGCAGCTACGAAAAGGAAGCCCGCAATTACCCGTTCTTCTGCCGCGCCGGCGTGAACGTGGGATCCGTTCTTGCCAACGGTGACATTTCCGCATGCCCAAGCCTTCGTGGCGACTACATCCAAGGAAATATCTACAAGGATGACATCTGGGATGTTTGGCAGAACAAGTACCAGATCATGCGCGACCGCAAGTGGACACGCCTAGGCGACTGCAAGACCTGCAAGTACTGGCGTTATTGCGAAGGTTCCAGCCTTCACCTCCGCGACGAGAAGACCAAGGAACTTGCATACTGCCACGTAAAGCGTCTTGAAGATGCCGGGGCCTAA
- a CDS encoding YbjQ family protein, whose protein sequence is MRLFTTDFISGKDIETICMVKGSVVFSKNVVRDVFAGLKSIIGGELAGYTEMLNEARQEATHRMEIEAHNVGADAIIGVRFMTSAVMAGAAEIIVYGTAVKIKK, encoded by the coding sequence ATGCGTCTGTTTACTACAGATTTTATTTCTGGCAAGGACATAGAAACCATTTGCATGGTAAAAGGTAGCGTCGTTTTTAGCAAGAACGTCGTCCGTGATGTATTCGCAGGACTCAAGTCCATCATTGGAGGTGAGCTGGCTGGATACACCGAAATGCTGAACGAAGCACGCCAGGAAGCTACTCACCGGATGGAAATCGAAGCCCATAACGTCGGAGCAGACGCCATTATCGGCGTACGCTTCATGACATCGGCAGTTATGGCAGGAGCAGCGGAAATCATCGTTTACGGAACTGCCGTAAAAATCAAGAAGTAA
- the thrH gene encoding bifunctional phosphoserine phosphatase/homoserine phosphotransferase ThrH has translation MFTKQCVVTLDLEGVLAPEIWIAVAEKTGIADLRLTTRDIPDYDVLMKGRIKILEREGIKLSDIQNVIGNLGLLEGARDFMDTLRDEAQVIILSDTFQEFAYPIMKNLGMPTIFCHNLIVENDMIKGYHLRLNDQKTKVVKSLQDLNFKVFASGDSFNDTGMLKQADKGCFFCAPDSIVAQFPQLEATKTYAELLEKFHKFQDTL, from the coding sequence ATGTTTACTAAGCAATGTGTTGTAACCCTAGACCTGGAAGGCGTTCTCGCCCCCGAAATCTGGATCGCTGTAGCAGAAAAGACCGGTATCGCCGACCTGCGCCTCACTACCCGCGACATTCCGGACTACGATGTGCTGATGAAGGGTCGTATCAAGATTCTTGAACGTGAGGGCATCAAGCTTTCCGACATCCAGAACGTGATCGGAAACCTGGGCCTCTTGGAAGGCGCCCGTGACTTCATGGACACTCTCCGCGACGAAGCCCAGGTGATCATTCTTTCCGACACCTTCCAGGAATTCGCCTACCCCATCATGAAGAACCTAGGCATGCCCACTATCTTCTGCCACAACTTGATTGTGGAAAACGACATGATCAAGGGTTACCACCTGCGTCTCAACGACCAGAAGACCAAGGTGGTCAAGTCCCTGCAGGACCTGAACTTCAAGGTGTTCGCCAGCGGCGACTCCTTCAACGACACCGGTATGCTGAAGCAAGCTGACAAGGGTTGCTTCTTCTGCGCTCCGGATTCCATCGTTGCCCAGTTTCCGCAGCTGGAAGCTACCAAGACTTACGCAGAACTTCTGGAAAAGTTCCACAAGTTCCAGGATACTTTATAA
- a CDS encoding Hsp33 family molecular chaperone HslO gives MNFKDRIIRSTGKQAPFRLVLVDITNTMNEIGAKHGAQSYSLKLLAETAISSIFLSSSLKMKGTVSVTATFGGEISYAKADTSPLISRKEDEESYYFVRAMIPQDDLQAIKGDEPALIPQNYQVVKLNEYGKRVHESVVQAVSASMGQNLATYLYQSEQILSAVGIEAQFNKEDPSKLDYAIGFYVEAFPEMEEKDTTILEQVVLNLPKFSDMYAAQQNGGKTMVDELLFQFEGPYEIEVIKEFGAKAYCPCSKERTISSLAALPLSDLKDLEKEGKDLEMVCDFCRNKYTITLDDLRNLIKEREK, from the coding sequence ATGAATTTTAAAGACCGCATTATTCGATCTACGGGTAAGCAGGCACCCTTCCGCCTTGTTCTTGTGGATATTACCAACACAATGAACGAAATCGGCGCAAAGCACGGCGCACAGTCTTATTCCCTGAAATTGCTGGCTGAAACCGCCATTTCCTCCATCTTTTTGAGCAGCAGTCTCAAGATGAAGGGTACCGTTAGCGTCACCGCCACCTTTGGTGGTGAAATTTCCTACGCCAAGGCAGATACCAGCCCCCTCATTAGCCGCAAGGAAGACGAGGAATCCTACTACTTCGTTCGCGCCATGATCCCCCAGGACGACCTGCAGGCTATCAAGGGCGACGAACCGGCCCTGATTCCCCAGAACTACCAGGTGGTGAAGCTGAACGAATACGGCAAGCGCGTCCACGAAAGCGTGGTCCAGGCTGTCAGCGCCTCCATGGGCCAGAACCTGGCCACCTACTTGTACCAGTCCGAGCAGATCCTCTCCGCAGTGGGCATCGAGGCCCAGTTCAACAAGGAAGATCCCAGCAAGCTGGACTACGCCATCGGTTTCTACGTGGAAGCCTTCCCCGAAATGGAAGAAAAGGACACCACCATCCTGGAACAGGTGGTGCTGAACCTCCCCAAGTTCTCCGACATGTATGCAGCCCAGCAGAACGGTGGCAAGACCATGGTGGACGAACTGCTTTTCCAGTTCGAAGGCCCTTACGAAATTGAAGTCATCAAGGAATTTGGCGCCAAGGCCTACTGCCCCTGCAGCAAGGAACGCACCATCAGCTCCCTGGCAGCACTGCCTCTCAGCGACTTGAAGGACTTGGAAAAGGAAGGCAAGGATCTTGAAATGGTCTGCGACTTCTGCCGCAACAAGTACACCATTACACTGGACGACTTGAGAAATTTGATTAAGGAAAGAGAGAAATAG
- a CDS encoding OmpA family protein, with translation MEHKNLAVLVLLVAGISFAQTGLMGGSDGIHQQSTKTLGQWHFTAGTGGNVSLDPWAQTRGGVFYENGERIKMHDVKLSATGNFFAALGFSDRVDVGVAAEINYDRTDAQDIDEATQSIRPGDMDFWIKARAPFVSDESVFSLAAQLDVFMPTGEKVTGTRPRHAWFIKGREATNPFTADEVVIGATGIFTVDLGKIDIPFRWNAAAGFVYASQGANTLVYNTGLNWDMSYWITAFVEYSGEFRVENNGMPIDFFEDPMHVTPGIRLHLPQNIDLVGGIDLSTRMLRVGYNRKEELKNIEKYTIGYDDDHGHSKRYGYTPGATYALTGLISWTFGGDHKSYKTARDDQPVMDTVQLARTDTVFVVDTIVKSDTLIKVDTIFKYESFTVVDTMPDADQDGVSDDLDLCPNSPPGIVVNRNGCPRDFDGDGIPDYLDQCPNTKPGTSVDSTGCAVNFDLNGLEKNIVFKSKSTALDKSSHKTLDELVFLMIARPTMGVEIQCHMEKFGKEGKAQTIAQSRAQSAVDYLVRKGIEANRLRATGLVVEKTAAETKTKSKKKAEPNCAVKLVIFQVADEEVKSDNKTEEADVNPAEENKPASAPDKKDVKAETKKADVEKKAE, from the coding sequence GTGGAACACAAAAATTTGGCTGTTTTGGTCCTGCTTGTGGCGGGAATATCATTTGCGCAGACTGGCCTTATGGGCGGTTCTGACGGTATCCATCAACAGAGTACAAAGACTTTGGGCCAGTGGCATTTCACTGCTGGTACGGGCGGTAACGTTTCTCTGGATCCTTGGGCGCAGACTCGCGGTGGCGTTTTCTATGAAAATGGCGAACGCATCAAGATGCATGATGTGAAATTGTCCGCTACGGGTAACTTCTTTGCTGCACTGGGCTTTTCCGATCGTGTGGATGTAGGTGTTGCGGCTGAAATCAACTACGACCGCACTGATGCCCAGGATATTGATGAGGCTACCCAAAGCATCCGTCCCGGTGATATGGATTTCTGGATCAAGGCCCGAGCCCCTTTTGTTAGTGATGAAAGTGTATTCTCCTTGGCTGCCCAATTGGATGTCTTTATGCCTACGGGAGAAAAGGTGACGGGTACTCGCCCTCGCCATGCCTGGTTTATTAAGGGGAGAGAAGCTACTAATCCATTTACCGCTGATGAAGTGGTGATTGGCGCAACAGGCATTTTTACGGTTGACCTGGGAAAGATTGATATTCCGTTCCGCTGGAATGCTGCTGCTGGATTTGTGTACGCAAGCCAAGGTGCAAATACTTTGGTGTACAATACAGGCCTTAACTGGGATATGTCTTACTGGATTACCGCCTTTGTGGAATACTCCGGTGAGTTCCGCGTCGAAAACAACGGTATGCCCATCGACTTCTTTGAAGATCCCATGCATGTGACTCCGGGCATTCGTTTACACCTGCCACAAAATATTGACTTGGTGGGTGGCATCGACTTGTCTACCCGTATGCTGCGAGTGGGGTACAACCGCAAGGAAGAACTTAAGAATATCGAAAAGTACACTATCGGTTATGACGATGACCATGGACATTCCAAACGGTATGGTTACACTCCTGGAGCTACCTATGCATTGACTGGCCTTATTTCCTGGACCTTTGGCGGTGACCACAAATCCTATAAGACCGCAAGGGACGATCAGCCTGTAATGGATACGGTCCAGCTGGCAAGAACCGATACTGTATTTGTCGTGGATACTATCGTTAAGTCGGATACTCTGATCAAGGTAGATACCATCTTTAAGTATGAATCCTTCACTGTTGTGGATACAATGCCCGATGCAGACCAGGATGGGGTATCCGATGATCTGGATTTGTGCCCCAATTCACCTCCGGGAATTGTGGTGAACCGTAATGGATGCCCAAGAGACTTTGATGGGGATGGTATTCCTGATTACCTGGACCAGTGCCCTAATACCAAGCCCGGTACAAGTGTTGATTCCACTGGTTGTGCAGTGAACTTTGATCTCAATGGGCTTGAGAAGAACATTGTTTTCAAGAGCAAGTCTACGGCTTTGGACAAGTCCAGCCATAAGACTCTGGATGAACTGGTGTTCCTGATGATTGCTCGTCCTACTATGGGTGTAGAAATTCAGTGCCATATGGAAAAATTCGGCAAGGAAGGCAAGGCTCAGACTATTGCCCAGAGTCGCGCTCAGTCTGCTGTAGATTATCTTGTTCGTAAAGGTATTGAGGCCAATCGCCTTCGTGCCACAGGTCTTGTAGTTGAAAAAACTGCTGCAGAAACAAAGACCAAATCTAAGAAGAAGGCTGAGCCTAATTGTGCTGTAAAACTTGTAATCTTCCAGGTGGCAGATGAAGAAGTGAAATCTGATAACAAGACAGAAGAAGCGGACGTGAATCCTGCAGAAGAGAATAAACCTGCAAGTGCACCGGATAAGAAAGACGTGAAGGCCGAAACAAAGAAGGCTGATGTCGAAAAGAAAGCGGAATAA
- a CDS encoding DUF1353 domain-containing protein, translating into MGIASFFSSLFGGSSKKKDKNSITVESVSQDYPLEFEGDKTYWFTKDCIVYVKGTRYTKSDKKTRNFVMTCTFKKGFMTDGASAPEILSCIVPHIKQGNDTYNAAPFIHDGLYILRGEIDGANLTREECDDVLRGIWRCANMSRAIAGIADVGIHLVAGSSKHWGDDALDCKYLFKAKFKYQ; encoded by the coding sequence ATGGGTATCGCTAGTTTTTTTTCAAGCCTTTTTGGCGGCTCGTCAAAAAAAAAGGATAAAAATTCAATCACCGTAGAATCCGTAAGCCAGGATTATCCCCTTGAATTCGAAGGGGACAAAACCTATTGGTTTACAAAGGACTGCATCGTGTACGTCAAGGGCACTCGCTACACCAAGTCCGACAAGAAGACCCGCAATTTCGTCATGACCTGTACTTTTAAAAAGGGATTCATGACCGACGGTGCGTCCGCTCCCGAAATTTTAAGTTGCATCGTTCCCCACATCAAGCAGGGTAACGACACCTACAACGCCGCGCCCTTCATTCACGACGGTCTATACATTCTCCGTGGCGAAATTGATGGAGCAAACCTCACCCGCGAGGAATGTGACGACGTTCTCCGAGGCATTTGGCGTTGTGCCAATATGAGCCGCGCCATCGCAGGTATCGCAGACGTCGGCATCCACCTGGTAGCAGGATCCAGCAAACACTGGGGCGACGACGCCTTGGATTGCAAGTACCTGTTCAAAGCAAAATTCAAGTACCAGTAA
- a CDS encoding polysaccharide biosynthesis tyrosine autokinase, with amino-acid sequence MKETVATPVTPTTINLTGIQNIKPNGSFSLVKAIETLWKERWLLLMFILVGAAVGVFIGNWARPQYSSDALLKLEVKSAKSSKPTDVLDFFFEKASPADAEIEMIKSRKVLSYVVDAEGLCFNAVPVGIVDRLRNNEGRMDVQSLVLPAERRKGWTAKIVNDRSYVVYGPDGNSVMKGEVGKESVGKFKGDSVSILVSKIKGQPGQEFDLQITTPLKAARSLAQQLKIEEKGKLTGIIGITYAHRYPDRAMSVLNSLTDVYLNQNIEMRSAEAAKTLQFLEEQLPSVKARLDSSEKKLADYRQSIGSVDVSVESQALMKKEHDLNVQIMNLEAKRQEATRLFKSEHPSVQTITRQLSRLRNELSKLKTDAEKMPLTQQEILTMQEEVAANNAQYTSMLNNIQQLRTVRAGEVGTASVVDYAVEDSEQIKPRKAVIFLWSVAIAFAIGVLLVVFIRLFRNGVRNSLEIERRTGISVYAKVPESGNRDLKKKDRKGTLPLVCSNPEDPASEALRSVFTSVEFSATADHPVIMVAGLVAGVGKSFVSRNLAALYANFGKKVLLIDVDMRRGVVYSKNAQGLADILSGKRSFDECLSKTDVEGMWVIGSGKPLQAPTDLLHGETFAELLKFAKQNFDVIVLDTPPINLVADTELVLPLVDFSLYVLHYGRHTMDEIDEAVNKIERLSEAPRAFVMNHCDRDLGSRYYYNGYGYGFKKK; translated from the coding sequence ATGAAAGAAACTGTTGCAACTCCTGTTACTCCCACGACGATAAACCTGACTGGGATTCAAAATATCAAGCCGAATGGATCCTTCTCCTTGGTTAAAGCCATCGAAACTTTATGGAAAGAACGTTGGCTGTTGTTGATGTTTATCCTGGTGGGGGCCGCTGTAGGTGTTTTCATCGGAAATTGGGCTCGTCCTCAATATAGTAGCGATGCCTTGCTGAAATTGGAAGTGAAAAGTGCCAAGTCTAGCAAGCCTACAGATGTCCTGGATTTCTTTTTTGAGAAGGCGAGTCCTGCTGATGCTGAAATTGAAATGATTAAGAGCCGCAAGGTTCTTAGTTATGTGGTCGATGCTGAAGGCTTGTGCTTCAACGCAGTTCCGGTGGGAATTGTGGATCGTCTTCGCAATAACGAAGGCCGTATGGATGTGCAAAGCCTGGTCCTTCCTGCTGAGCGCCGCAAGGGGTGGACCGCAAAGATCGTGAACGACCGCTCTTACGTAGTATATGGTCCGGATGGCAACTCTGTCATGAAGGGTGAGGTCGGTAAGGAATCTGTGGGTAAATTTAAGGGGGACTCCGTATCCATCCTGGTAAGCAAGATCAAGGGACAGCCTGGTCAGGAATTTGATTTGCAAATTACCACCCCGCTGAAGGCCGCCCGTAGTTTGGCTCAACAGTTGAAGATTGAAGAAAAGGGCAAATTGACAGGCATTATCGGCATTACCTACGCTCATCGTTATCCGGATCGTGCCATGTCCGTACTGAATTCCTTGACGGATGTGTACCTGAATCAGAATATTGAAATGCGCAGTGCAGAGGCTGCAAAAACCTTGCAGTTCCTGGAAGAGCAGCTGCCTAGTGTAAAAGCTCGTCTGGATTCGTCTGAAAAGAAACTGGCAGACTACCGCCAGAGCATTGGTTCCGTTGATGTATCTGTTGAATCTCAGGCCTTGATGAAGAAGGAACACGACTTAAACGTCCAGATTATGAACCTGGAAGCGAAGCGTCAGGAGGCAACCCGCCTGTTCAAAAGTGAACATCCTTCTGTTCAGACGATTACCCGTCAGTTGAGCAGACTTCGTAATGAATTGAGCAAATTGAAAACTGATGCAGAAAAGATGCCTCTGACTCAGCAGGAAATCTTGACCATGCAGGAAGAAGTTGCCGCTAATAACGCACAGTATACCTCCATGCTGAACAATATCCAGCAACTTCGTACGGTCCGTGCGGGGGAAGTCGGTACTGCAAGCGTGGTGGATTACGCTGTGGAAGACTCTGAACAAATAAAACCTCGTAAGGCGGTTATCTTCCTGTGGTCAGTAGCTATCGCATTTGCGATTGGAGTCCTTCTGGTTGTGTTTATTCGTTTGTTCCGTAATGGCGTTCGTAATTCCCTGGAAATTGAACGTCGAACAGGTATTAGCGTGTATGCCAAGGTACCGGAATCTGGTAACCGCGACCTGAAGAAGAAGGACCGCAAGGGAACTCTCCCGCTGGTGTGCAGCAATCCGGAAGATCCTGCAAGCGAGGCTCTCCGCAGCGTATTTACCTCGGTGGAATTCTCCGCTACAGCAGACCATCCGGTAATTATGGTTGCTGGTCTTGTTGCTGGAGTGGGTAAGTCTTTTGTGTCTCGCAATCTGGCTGCCCTTTACGCAAACTTTGGCAAGAAGGTACTGCTGATCGATGTGGACATGCGTCGTGGTGTTGTGTATAGCAAGAATGCTCAAGGCCTTGCTGATATTCTTTCTGGAAAGAGATCCTTTGACGAATGCCTTTCAAAGACGGATGTGGAGGGCATGTGGGTGATTGGCTCTGGCAAGCCTCTGCAGGCTCCAACGGACTTGCTCCATGGGGAAACCTTTGCTGAACTGCTAAAGTTTGCTAAGCAAAATTTTGACGTTATCGTGTTGGATACTCCGCCCATTAATCTAGTGGCGGATACTGAACTGGTACTCCCGCTGGTTGATTTCTCCCTGTATGTGCTGCACTACGGCCGCCACACTATGGATGAAATCGACGAGGCTGTCAATAAGATTGAACGCCTTAGCGAAGCACCTAGAGCATTCGTCATGAACCATTGTGATCGAGACCTTGGATCTCGATACTATTACAATGGTTACGGCTACGGTTTTAAGAAAAAATAA
- a CDS encoding DJ-1 family glyoxalase III → MNVLFLLANGFEETEFVTPFDYWQRGGLNVTLASISDSLDVVGAHGLAIKANVLLSNITASGKLAEFDAVCLPGGGPGVQNLKASAAVAEVLKQFDAAGKWIFAICAAPLVLSKAGLLKTRKCTCFPGCEVELDCKQFLTDRVVVDGNVITSRGAGTAEEFAFECLAQAANRDISEKIRNQVVAR, encoded by the coding sequence ATGAACGTTCTTTTCCTTCTGGCAAATGGTTTCGAAGAAACCGAATTCGTCACCCCCTTCGACTACTGGCAGCGCGGCGGCCTCAACGTGACTTTGGCCTCCATCAGTGACAGTCTTGACGTGGTGGGCGCCCACGGTCTTGCCATCAAGGCAAACGTTCTCCTCAGCAACATTACCGCAAGCGGCAAGCTGGCTGAATTCGACGCAGTCTGCCTCCCCGGTGGCGGTCCTGGCGTGCAGAACCTGAAGGCATCCGCAGCCGTCGCAGAAGTTCTCAAGCAATTCGACGCCGCCGGCAAGTGGATTTTCGCCATCTGCGCCGCTCCCCTGGTGCTTTCCAAGGCAGGCCTCCTCAAGACCCGCAAGTGCACCTGTTTCCCGGGCTGCGAAGTCGAGCTGGACTGCAAGCAGTTCCTTACAGATCGCGTCGTGGTCGATGGAAATGTCATCACCAGCCGTGGCGCAGGCACTGCAGAGGAATTCGCCTTCGAATGCCTGGCACAGGCTGCCAATCGCGACATCTCCGAAAAGATCCGCAACCAGGTCGTAGCACGATAA